The Pyrenophora tritici-repentis strain M4 chromosome 8, whole genome shotgun sequence genome contains a region encoding:
- a CDS encoding Polyketide synthase module protein has translation MAPASSKENQEGSGKGLDYSSLHVSTPNEPVAIIGMAMRLPGNVKGESDFWNLLSEKKSGLCDIPRNRFNLDGFYDSSGTRGTIPFTQGYFLDGVNIQNFDTTVFPTSKTELDRLDPAQRQLLQVAYECFESAGMSSWRGSNTGCYIGEFGEDWADVNAKETQHIGGYRATGFEDFALSNRISYEFDLRGPSMTVKTACSSSLVCLDLACEAIRNGKCDAALVGGINLIFSPTMWITLNDMELLSPRGQSRPFDATADGYARGEAVNMVLVRKLSSALRDKDSIRALIRGTGVNSDGRTLGMVVPNPLAQANLIRRTYSAAGIPNLSETAIIECHATGTQVGDSLEAKAIADCFGDKGIIITSVKANVGHAEGAAGLTSVIKSVLALEHRMVLPNISFETPNPKIPFKECKLHVPIETEPWPKGRAERISVNSFGIGGVNAHVIIESYRQFNLDLQIDAKLRRSSTNETWFTHPSEQTYVALPDAGNLNDKTSPVGNQHEFINNSYFNNDDSEKIRCQQTSGSNLLLFSAYNAESLQEQVHSHIQFAQDQRQLELHDLAYTLANKREHRPHRSFVVTSGHMCTPQLSDSLTTSVPSVLDGWNEIKAILVFTGQGAQWPTMGAHLWDTNIIFRETIQKLDRFLQTMETPPLWKIEHELHKGENDSRVYSAELGHPLCVAIQIALVDVIRSWGVIPHGVIGHSSGEAAAAYASGAITAEAAIAVAASRGFSNVPVKEEGSMAAVGLGRDDVLPFLLPGVDIACENSQLSTTLSGDTEAVKEVLRNIQAERPGVLARLLRVERAYHSHHMLRHGETYEKQITPYVQSCSPTIPFYSSVTGKLLTGDSCLDAQYWRANMERPVLFNSALRSSFEEILPSDTDKAVLIEIGPHPALAGPIGQILRDTGRNNHILHIGSLRRGNPCDESLMYLAGKLYQQGLPLNYEVLCPPGKFVKNLPRYPWKQDITHWLEPRISREWRFREHPPHELLGSRVFESAANEPVWRKVFTLNEVPWLAGHEVNGDIIFPAAGYIAMVGEAIQQLSETEDGSSDGTFSMRNVRIASALVLKMDKITEIITSFKRIMVDSSETTPWFQFTISSFDGTRWARNCFGEARASQDSSFAFPRHMVAQTGSFPRKVDEKTWYTGLRHVGFNYTGDFEGMQNISAATTMNEAKATVEIVHTHGKPKCSRYVLHPAVIDQFLQLIAVASSRGLCRDLKSISVPTFIEELLLHPCPADHTLEIMANVTKKSERGSIAGNVVVKSAGYLGEPVTTRIGLKGLEMSAMTRSNDDARVNTIPLISQFEWMPHSDFVDLRKHFHRKAPRINEWPLLEELVLLCMFNHCEGIQTNDDTAEHLAKLMKWMQAQVQRYIQGANKFVNQDILLEKRSVEERVKRVDEIMRALSSSPYAAFSKAAFQLFSVAPAIFRNEMHPLHVMMENNVLTDFYDALSVDSADMISILANTNPNMRILEVGAGTGGTTANILRALTSSYGERLYSVYTYTDVSSGFMAAAKERFSSHAAIEYAVLDVTKDPAEQGFQLGSFDLIIAANVSFISSIPPITPLGRVY, from the exons ATGGCACCCGCGTCTTCCAAAGAAAATCAGGAAGGTTCTGGCAAGGGACTGGATTACAGTTCGCTTCATGTTTCCACGCCTAATGAACCGGTCGCCATTATTGGTATGGCCATGCGCCTACCTGGCAATGTTAAAGGCGAATCCGACTTTTGGAACCTGCTTTCAGAAAAGAAAAGCGGACTCTGCGATATTCCTAGGAACCGATTCAATTTAGACGGGTTCTATGACTCGTCAGGTACGCGTGGAACAATTCCTTTCACCCAAGGCTACTTTCTCGACGGCGTTAATATCCAAAATTTCGATACGACAGTCTTTCCAACATCTAAGACAGAGTTAGATCGGCTCGATCCAGCCCAGAGGCAGCTCCTTCAAGTGGCTTACGAGTGTTTTGAAAGCGCCGGCATGTCTTCCTGGCGTGGTAGCAATACTGGGTGCTATATCGGCGAATTCGGCGAAGACTGGGCCGACGTCAACGCAAAAGAAACGCAGCACATAGGCGGTTATCGTGCCACTGGGTTCGAAGATTTTGCTCTAAGCAACAGAATTTCTTATGAGTTTGATTTACGCGGTCCTAGCATGACTGTAAAGACTGCTTGTTCTTCATCGCTTGTCTGTCTTGATCTAGCATGCGAAGCAATTCGCAATGGCAAGTGTGACGCTGCACTCGTAGGTGGCATTAATCTGATTTTTTCACCAACTATGTGGATTACGTTGAACGACATGGAATTGTTATCTCCGAGGGGTCAGTCCAGGCCATTTGATGCCACGGCCGACGGTTACGCTCGTGGCGAAGCTGTCAACATGGTTCTAGTCAGGAAGTTAAGTTCTGCTTTACGAGACAAGGATTCAATTCGTGCTTTGATTCGTGGAACTGGAGTCAACAGCGACGGTCGCACGTTGGGAATGGTTGTTCCAAATCCTCTTGCACAAGCAAATCTCATACGTCGCACCTACTCAGCCGCCGGAATACCAAACCTGAGTGAAACGGCAATAATCGAGTGTCATGCTACAGGTACACAAGTAGGAGATTCACTTGAAGCTAAGGCTATAGCGGACTGCTTTGGTGATAAAGGTATCATTATTACATCA GTTAAAGCAAATGTTGGACACGCAGAGGGTGCAGCGGGATTGACTAGTGTGATAAAGAGTGTTTTAGCTTTAGAGCACCGCATGGTTTTACCAAATATCAGTTTCGAGACACCGAATCCAAAGA TTCCTTTCAAGGAGTGCAAGCTCCATGTCCCGATCGAAACGGAACCTTGGCCTAAGGGCCGCGCTGAAAGAATCAGTGTAAATTCATTTGGCATTGGAGGTGTTAATGCACAT GTCATTATTGAATCGTATCGGCAATTCAACCTCGACTTGCAGATCGACGCTAAAC TTCGGAGATCTTCAACTAATGAAACTTGGTTCACACATCCGAGTGAGCAGACATATGTGGCACTCCCAGACGCAGGCAACCTTAACGATAAGACATCTCCGGTCGGTAACCAGCATGAATTCATCAACAACAGCTACTTCAATAATGATGATTCTGAGAAAATTCGGTGCCAGCAGACCTCTGGGTCTAATTTGCTACTATTCTCTGCTTATAATGCAGAATCACTCCAAGAGCAAGTCCATAGCCACATACAATTCGCCCAGGACCAGAGACAATTAGAACTCCATGACCTCGCATACACTTTGGCTAACAAGCGAGAACATCGTCCTCATCGCTCTTTCGTTGTTACAAGTGGACACATGTGCACGCCACAACTTTCAGATTCGCTCACTACCAGTGTTCCATCGGTTTTGGATGGCTGGAATGAGATCAAAGCTATTTTAGTATTCACCGGACAGGGTGCGCAATGGCCTACAATGGGGGCACACCTTTGGGATACAAACATCATTTTTAGGGAGACAATCCAGAAACTGGACCGATTTTTGCAGACTATGGAGACACCGCCACTATGGAAGATCGAGCACGAGTTGCATAAAGGCGAGAATGATAGCCGAGTGTACAGTGCTGAGCTTGGCCATCCTCTTTGTGTGGCTATACAGATAGCTCTCGTGGACGTTATTCGTTCTTGGGGAGTTATTCCCCATGGTGTGATTGGACATTCATCGGGTGAGGCAGCTGCCGCCTATGCCAGTGGAGCTATCACAGCGGAGGCTGCAATAGCAGTCGCAGCATCCCGCGGATTTAGTAATGTCCCAGTAAAAGAAGAGGGCTCCATGGCAGCAGTCGGACTTGGTAGAGATGATGTGTTGCCTTTTCTGTTACCTGGGGTGGACATTGCTTGCGAGAACAGTCAACTGAGCACAACTTTATCCGGAGATACAGAAGCTGTCAAGGAGGTCCTCAGAAATATCCAGGCCGAACGACCTGGAGTATTGGCTCGCCTCTTACGGGTGGAGAGAGCGTATCATTCTCACCATATGCTCCGGCACGGGGAAACTTATGAGAAACAAATCACGCCTTACGTCCAAAGCTGTAGCCCTACGATACCCTTTTATTCTTCGGTCACTGGAAAGCTTCTGACTGGAGACAGTTGTCTTGATGCGCAATACTGGCGTGCTAATATGGAGCGTCCTGTTCTATTCAACTCTGCTCTACGTTCTTCATTCGAAGAGATCTTACCAAGCGATACTGACAAGGCTGTTTTGATTGAGATTGGCCCTCATCCCGCGCTTGCTGGACCGATTGGCCAGATCCTCAGGGATACTGGCCGTAATAACCATATCTTGCACATCGGCTCTCTTCGCAGAGGCAACCCTTGTGATGAGAGCCTGATGTATCTCGCTGGCAAGCTCTATCAACAAGGCCTCCCTCTGAATTACGAGGTTCTCTGTCCACCGGGGAAATTTGTCAAAAATCTTCCTCGTTACCCCTGGAAGCAAGATATAACCCACTGGCTCGAGCCACGGATTTCTCGAGAATGGAGATTTCGCGAACATCCCCCACACGAGCTTCTTGGAAGCAGAGTCTTCGAGTCAGCAGCCAATGAGCCTGTATGGAGAAAGGTATTCACTCTTAATGAAGTCCCTTGGCTAGCTGGACACGAAGTGAATGGCGATATCATTTTCCCTGCCGCTGGTTATATTGCCATGGTCGGCGAAGCTATTCAGCAATTGTCTGAAACTGAAGATGGAAGTTCTGATGGCACGTTCAGCATGAGGAATGTACGTATCGCCTCAGCGCTAGTTCTAAAGATGGATAAGATCACAGAAATCATAACAAGCTTCAAGAGAATCATGGTTGATTCGTCTGAAACCACTCCTTGGTTTCAATTCACTATCAGTTCTTTCGACGGAACGAGATGGGCCAGGAATTGTTTTGGCGAAGCAAGAGCGTCTCAAGACAGCTCTTTCGCATTTCCTCGACATATGGTAGCCCAGACTGGCTCATTTCCACGCAAGGTAGACGAAAAGACGTGGTATACCGGACTAAGGCATGTTGGGTTTAACTACACGGGTGACTTTGAGGGCATGCAGAATATCTCGGCCGCAACCACCATGAATGAAGCCAAAGCCACTGTTGAGATTGTACATACACATGGAAAACCAAAGTGCTCTAGGTATGTGCTTCATCCAGCCGTCATCGACCAATTCCTCCAACTTATTGCTGTGGCATCCTCTCGTGGGCTGTGTCGAGACTTGAAAAGTATATCGGTCCCAACCTTCATAGAAGAGTTACTCCTGCATCCTTGTCCGGCTGATCATACTCTGGAAATAATGGCCAACGTCACTAAGAAATCGGAGCGGGGCTCGATAGCCGGAAATGTTGTAGTGAAGAGTGCGGGATACCTCGGAGAGCCAGTCACTACAAGAATCGGCCTAAAAGGCCTCGAAATGAGCGCAATGACAAGAAGCAACGATGATGCACGAGTAAATACAATCCCGTTAATTTCGCAATTCGAGTGGATGCCACATAGCGATTTCGTGGACCTGAGAAAACACTTCCATCGAAAAGCACCGCGTATCAATGAGTGGCCATTGCTCGAGGAACTTGTTCTTCTTTGCATGTTCAACCATTGCGAAGGAATCCAGACGAATGACGATACTGCCGAACATCTTGCCAAGCTCATGAAATGGATGCAAGCGCAGGTCCAACGCTATATACAGGGGGCGAACAAGTTCGTAAATCAAGACATCTTGCTAGAAAAGAGGAGTGTAGAGGAAAGAGTTAAACGCGTAGATGAGATTATGCGTGCACTCTCCTCATCACCTTATGCTGCTTTCTCCAAGGCAGCATTTCAACTCTTTTCCGTCGCGCCTGCGATTTTCAGAAATGAAATGCACCCTCTTCATGTTATGATGGAGAACAATGTTCTCACCGACTTCTATGATGCACTCTCAGTTGACTCGGCTGACATGATCAGTATTCTGGCCAACACTAACCCAAACATGCGAATTCTCGAAGTGGGTGCTGGCACAGGAGGGACAACAGCCAATATTCTGCGGGCTTTGACGTCATCCTATGGCGAGCGTCTGTATAGTGTCTACACTTACACAGATGTATCATCCGGGTTCATGGCAGCTGCTAAAGAGAGGTTCTCAAGCCATGCTGCAATAGAATACGCCGTACTGGATGTCACCAAAGATCCAGCTGAGCAAGGCTTTCAGTTGGGTAGCTTCGATTTGATCATTGCCGCAAATGTTAGTTTCATTTCCTCTATTCCACCCATCACTCCTCTAGGTCGTGTATACTAA